From the genome of Chloroflexota bacterium:
TGACGAAATCTACCTAGGTAGCCCTTGAAATCTTAGTGTGACCTGCCCCCCAAAAACTAGACCAGGCGCAAAGTGAAAAAATGCCTGGACGGAAAGGGAGGCAGCGATGCCAAGGAAACGGTTTGCGGCAGAGGAGATCATCAACAAGCTCCGGGAAGCGGAGGTGCGCCTGGCCAGGGGAGAGACCGTGGCCCAGGTGTGCAAGGTCCTTGGGGTAACCGACCAGACCTTCTATCGGTGGCGACGGGAGTACGGCGGCCTGCGCATCGATCAAGCGAAGCGGCTCA
Proteins encoded in this window:
- a CDS encoding transposase, translated to MPRKRFAAEEIINKLREAEVRLARGETVAQVCKVLGVTDQTFYRWRREYGGLRIDQAKRL